taggtagttggttctgaaggagtagagagatggtaaggtaggtagttggttctgaAGGTAGAGATGGTTCtgaaggtaggtagttggttctgaAGGAATAGAGGTGgtaaggtaggtagttggttctgaaggtaggtagttggttctgaaggagtagaggtggtagagtagttggtaaggtaggtagttggttctgaaggagtagagatggtaaggtaggtagttggttctgaaggagtagaggtggtaaggtaggtagttggttctgaAGAGGTAGGAGGTGgtaaggtaggtagttggttctgaaggagtagaggtggtaaggtaggtagttggttctgaaggagtagaggtggttaggtaggtagttggtctgaaggagtagagatggtaagGTAGGTAGATTGGTTCTGAAGGAGTAGAGGTGGTTAGGTAGGTAGTTAGTTCTGAAGGAGTAGAGGgttaggtaggtagttggttctgaAGGAGTAGAGGTGGTTAGGTAGGTAGTTAGTTCTGAAGGAAGAGAAGTAACGCATGAAGCAACACTAaagtgtgtgtataaggtagtagttttagGGATTGCTAGTTTACTTGTTGATTTATTGCATTGTCAGACCCAAGCTtcaacatttcgctacactcgcattaacatctgctaaccatatcatatatgacaaataaaattggattgatTTAGAGAAATACACATTGGGCTCTATAACGCACTATAACTAGGCCGTACCAGTCAGCAGTGGAGACAGTGTAGTAGACAGGTGGTCTGATGGCTGAGCGGTCACTGAAGGAGGAGATGTCCCCCAGACCAGCAGCCCCCATGTTGTTAAAGACCAGCCAGTCTCCAGGGCTGAGCTCAGGCAGCAGGCAGTGGTCTATCAGCTGGTCTAGGCTGTCACATGATGGACCCCACAGGCTGCTGGAGAACATTGGCTCCTCAGCCCTCGGCCCCCTCTGTGGAAGGAGAGGTTAAGATTACACACACGGCCTTTGAACAGGTGAGGCATATCAAACTATATGTTCAGCAAATGATAGAGACTCCACtcactgtcatctacggaggcttctagacccactgtcatctacggaggcttctagacccactgtcatctacggaggcttctagacccactgtcatctacggaggcttctagacccactgtcatctacggaggcttctagacccactgtcatctacggaggcttctagacccactgtcatctacggaggcttctagacccactgtcatctacggaggcttctagacccactgtcatctacggaggcttctagacccactgtcatctacggaggcttctagacccactgtcatctacggag
This window of the Oncorhynchus gorbuscha isolate QuinsamMale2020 ecotype Even-year unplaced genomic scaffold, OgorEven_v1.0 Un_scaffold_16651, whole genome shotgun sequence genome carries:
- the LOC124030829 gene encoding antizyme inhibitor 1-like; amino-acid sequence: MFSSSLWGPSCDSLDQLIDHCLLPELSPGDWLVFNNMGAAGLGDISSFSDRSAIRPPVYYTVSTADWYNIQEAGIAVDSIMKTCPWSVRCIAPLCPSRERSPYPGLLVVNIQRPWKMKCSSFQEG